The genomic stretch GCGTTCGTCGAAGCACTAATCAACACACTATTCACAAAAAAAGCTTTTATTCGAGGAGAAAATGACGGATTTTAGCGAACAGCGTCTTGTTGCTTGGTAACATTAAGTCGAAATCGGTTGCGCGCATGTGCGACACAAAGATGACGTAAACGCAGCCAATGTCTCCATCTCAAATCAACTCTGTTAGGGAAGGAGTGTAGTAGTCACCGCTTACAGTTCTTAAGAGCCCTAGATTAACTGATGTATAACGATTCACATCTAATTAAATAATTACCTTATAAAAGACGAAAGCAAATTAGTGAAACAAAAACTAGAAtgttatataaacaaatgtctTCTCCGAGAATATCCAAGTTTAACTTTTGAGGTCATGCCTATCCGTATTTATAGTCATTTTTTAATAGTCTATTAGATCACAGTTCGGAACTGCGTGCACTTATatcttttaaatcatttaaccAGAATTCAATTGAAGAAATTTGTCGCACCTGCGTTGCGATATACAGGGAGCCCAGTTGTCGTTAACAGTAGCTCACTACATAGGGGGCAAGGTGTTGATTTGGAACGCGCTCAGGAATTCACCGGAACCCTTTCCACACGTGCGTCCTAGCGGGTGTGTAGtggaaaatggaaatgtgtAGATCAGTTATTTTGTGTATGATTAAATCAGTGTCTGTGACAGCTATATCCTACAATCATCAGGCTGTGCTTAAAGGGAAgtctattttacatttatatacaagCAACCATTAAACATAAGATGAGATGTAATGTTGACTGGTGAACATTGTATTATatcagagaaataatttagctttgggtACTGCCTTACAACGCTCTTTATGTACTTACCCGCCAGGGAAATTTTTGTTTGAATGTTCCCGGTATTGAATGGCTATATTTTAGTGACCACATTTTATCATTTAGAGTTTGTGTAGTTAATTAAGTGCACTGATAAGCCTGTTATCCTTTATTCAACGTTGAACAGTGAATGGACACTTAAATATGTGGAGAACAGTCTGCAGATGTTCCTTTATGTTTGGAAATATCAGGAATAATGTATATTCACCAAAAGAGGAGTTATCAGCCTTTTTCTGTAGTGCTCCTTACCAGTCCATCAAAAGCCATCTCATATCTAAATACACTGGATTTAAACTTGCTAAGCACCTGCGTTGTCATTTTTCCACTTCTTTTGCAAATCCTGCAAGGACTCATGGCTTTCGTTCTTCCAGAAGGTCACACAAAGAACCAAACACTTCTCACCCTGAGAGGAGAGTGTCCTCAGAGCTTCAGAAACTCAGTCTGGAGGACTTCACCAAGGCAGAAGCTCAGAGACATTTTCACAAGGTCAAACAAAATTTGAAGACTGGTCCAGATCATCTCAAAGGAGCCAAAGAACTGGAAGTAGTTTTTGGGGTGGCCCCGTGCTTTCTGGCCCTGAGTCTGGCCCGACGTAAACTCAGCCGTCTCTTTGTGAAGGACACCAAAGGACACCAGAGAGAAGCTGTGCAGAGGAtttgggatgaagctgttaggCATGGGGTTCCCATCCAGAAGGTCAGCAAGAGAGAACTGGACAAAATGACTGGAGGAATGGTCCATCAGGGGGTCTGCCTTCAGGCCAGTTCTCTGGACTTTGTCACAGAAGAAAAATCCACAAAGTCTCAGCATGGCAGTGATCATCAACATCCACTGTGGCTCGTCCTGGACGGTGTGCAGGATCCAATGAACCTGGGCTCCATTCTTCGCTCTGCCTACTTTCTTGGAGTAGACAGAGTGGTTAGTAGCATTCGGAACAGGTACATTTGCCTGTAGTGTCATCATGATGATGGgaaaaatgtcttgtttttttgaCAAACTATGATGATTTTAAGTAATGTTTATATATCTCCTCcgagtttttaaaatatactattgattacaataaattattgaaatttaaatattgtaattagGCATTGAATTGTTGACCCCAATTTGGTAGAAATATGAAACCTTTAATACAGTGTGCAATCCTGTCTCAGTTAGTGTGCAGACTTTGATATTGGTGTTTGATGTAAAAATGTTAGtttataatttaaatgtgtttttcagcTGTCCATTAACCCCAGTGGTGAGCAAAGCTAGTTCAGGGGTGATGGAGATTATGGAAGTGTACGGCTACAGTAACCTGACCGACTTCATAAAGGTAATCAATCACCTTTCACACATCAGAGCGCTGAAGGCAGCTCAAGTTTCAACCACTAGAGGGTAGACACAAACTAGGAATAGTTAAGCTGACTGATGCACACTAGAAAATGATATGTAAGAGTCAAgaaatcatcttaaatctagtGGATATATCAGATAGTTCTCTTAGAGAATTTCTACTTGCTGTATAGTGAAACACAGCTGTCATTTGTTAACTGACGGTGCATTCTGTGGGTTTATACAAATTACATATCTGCCAGAAGACAATCCCAAATTAAACAGAATAGTATTTCACTCAATAAAATGAAGACAAGGAAAATATCTAGAAattcacaataataataatacgtattcaaacaagagcaaagagaaactaggcaagtgTAATTTTGCTGGACCGCCATtggaatagaatagaatagaaagcctttattgtcattatacacAGCATACACAGTATACGTAGTACAACGAAATTGGAAGCTGCTCCTTAAAAAATACCCACAGTGCCCAcaataggggcggcacggtggcacagcaggtagtgtcgcagtcacacagctccaggaacctggaggttgtgggttcgattcccgctccgggtgactgtctgtgaggagttggtgtgttctccccgtgtccgcgtgggtttcctccgggtgggtaggtgtgaatgtgtgtgtgtctgtgttgccctgtgaaggactggcgtcccctccagggtgtattcccgccttgcgcccgatgattccaggtaggctctggaccccccgcgaccctaaaattggataaggggttacagataatggatagacAAATAGGacagacaaaacaaatgacacactgtaaatgtcagTTAGTGCAGATTCCCATTTAGCAGTG from Hoplias malabaricus isolate fHopMal1 chromosome 2, fHopMal1.hap1, whole genome shotgun sequence encodes the following:
- the mrm1 gene encoding rRNA methyltransferase 1, mitochondrial, whose translation is MWRTVCRCSFMFGNIRNNVYSPKEELSAFFCSAPYQSIKSHLISKYTGFKLAKHLRCHFSTSFANPARTHGFRSSRRSHKEPNTSHPERRVSSELQKLSLEDFTKAEAQRHFHKVKQNLKTGPDHLKGAKELEVVFGVAPCFLALSLARRKLSRLFVKDTKGHQREAVQRIWDEAVRHGVPIQKVSKRELDKMTGGMVHQGVCLQASSLDFVTEEKSTKSQHGSDHQHPLWLVLDGVQDPMNLGSILRSAYFLGVDRVVSSIRNSCPLTPVVSKASSGVMEIMEVYGYSNLTDFIKMKLDQGWQVIGTVGSEEVSEAAVVPCSDFRISKPTLLLMGGEGSGLSPELRQMCDSLLNIPPRRDLHPAVDSLNVSVATGIILHSLLSSRRAAG